In Acipenser ruthenus chromosome 16, fAciRut3.2 maternal haplotype, whole genome shotgun sequence, the following proteins share a genomic window:
- the slitrk4 gene encoding SLIT and NTRK-like protein 4, translating to MLLLVLLAFSVPSSSPNLDSDLSAETCSACSCMSIENVLYVNCEKIAVYRPTQLKPPPSTLYHLNFQNNLLLILYPNSFIDFTHAVSLQLGNNKLQNIEGGAFLGLSALKQLHLNNNELKMLQADTFQGIENLEYLQADYNLIKFIERGAFNKLHKLKVLILNDNLISSLPDNIFRFASLTHLDIRGNRIQKVPYIGVLEHIGRIVELQLADNPWNCTCDLLPLKAWLENMPYNIYIGEAICETPIDLYGRLLKETNKQELCPMGTGSDFDVRMPPSQIESGQTTSNVVPTTMQHLVTKAPKTTNLSKISGIVAGKAPFNQNLSKIISYQTRIPPLAPCPLPCTCKAHPSDFGISVSCQERNIEDLGELVPKPPNAKKLHLSGNYVKDISPTDFLGFEGLDLLHLGSNQIVTVQKGVFANLTNLRRLYMNGNQIEQLYPEMFLGLTNLQYLYLEYNAIKEVLTGTFDSMPNLQLLYLNNNVLRSLPSYIFAGVSLARLNLKNNHFMYLPVSGVLDQLLSLTQIDLEGNPWDCTCDLVALKLWLEKLNEGITAKEVKCASPVQFSNIELRLLKNEILCPKLLMKPPFILTSLTPTITSTSPAGLSKAPPGGPVPLSIMILSILVVLILTVFVAFCLLVFVLRRNKNPNARHEGLGNQECGSMQLHIRKHDQKTNKIDDLGGETFIPQTIDHMSTSHTCGLHDSESGFKFADSQRQKIILRNCADKDTDSFHAMDSRKRLSTIDELEEFLPGRDSNLFIQNFLENKNDFNSIGVSGFEIRYPEKTHDKKLKKSLIGFNHSKIVVEQRKSEYLELKAKLQGTPDYLQVLEEQTALNKI from the coding sequence ATGCTGCTGTTGGTTTTGCTGGCTTTTTCCGTACCTAGCTCGTCTCCCAACTTGGATTCTGACCTCTCAGCAGAGACCTGCAGTGCTTGTTCTTGTATGTCCATAGAAAATGTCCTATATGTGAACTGTGAGAAAATCGCAGTATACAGACCTACTCAGCTTAAACCACCACCTTCGACTTTATATCATCTCAATTTCCAAAATAACTTATTGCTCATCCTGTACCCGAATTCCTTTATTGATTTCACTCATGCAGTGTCACTCCAGTTAGGGAACAACAAGCTGCAGAACATTGAGGGAGGGGCTTTTCTTGGACTGAGTGCATTAAAACAATTGCACTTAAACAACAATGAATTAAAGATGCTCCAAGCAGACACATTCCAGGGCATAGAGAACTTGGAATACCTCCAAGCTGACTACAATTTAATCAAGTTTATTGAACGGGGAGCCTTCAATAAGCTGCACAAGCTGAAAGTGCTCATTCTTAATGACAATCTCATTTCCAGCCTTCCAGACAACATATTTCGCTTTGCTTCTCTTACCCATTTGGATATAAGGGGAAACAGGATACAGAAGGTTCCTTATATCGGGGTTTTGGAACACATTGGGAGGATAGTGGAATTGCAGCTCGCGGATAATCCTTGGAATTGTACCTGTGATTTGTTACCCCTCAAAGCTTGGTTGGAGAACATGCCCTATAATATTTATATAGGGGAGGCCATTTGTGAAACACCCATTGACTTGTATGGGAGGCTGTTGAAAGAAACGAACAAACAAGAACTGTGCCCTATGGGAACAGGGAGCGATTTTGATGTCCGCATGCCTCCATCACAGATTGAAAGTGGACAAACCACATCCAATGTTGTACCAACTACAATGCAACACCTCGTTACCAAAGCGCCAAAAACCACCAATCTTTCAAAAATATCAGGAATTGTTGCCGGCAAGGCACCTTTCAATCAAAATCTCAGTAAGATTATATCTTATCAGACCAGAATCCCACCCCTAGCACCCTGCCCACTCCCGTGCACGTGCAAAGCCCACCCCTCCGACTTCGGGATTAGTGTAAGCTGCCAGGAGCGCAATATTGAAGACCTTGGCGAGCTGGTGCCCAAACCTCCAAATGCCAAGAAACTGCACCTCAGTGGCAACTATGTGAAAGATATCAGTCCTACTGACTTCCTTGGCTTTGAAGGCTTAGATCTGCTGCACCTGGGGAGCAATCAAATAGTGACTGTTCAAAAAGGAGTGTTTGCAAATTTAACCAATCTACGCAGACTGTATATGAATGGCAATCAGATCGAGCAACTGTACCCTGAAATGTTTCTTGGACTCACTAACCTCCAGTACTTGTACTTGGAATACAATGCCATCAAGGAGGTTTTAACAGGGACCTTTGACTCCATGCCAAATCTACAGCTCTTGTATCTGAACAATAACGTGTTAAGGAGTCTCCCATCTTATATCTTTGCGGGAGTTTCACTTGCCAGGCTGAACCTGAAGAACAATCACTTCATGTATCTGCCTGTAAGTGGCGTTCTAGACCAGCTGCTCTCCCTCACACAGATAGATTTAGAAGGAAACCCCTGGGATTGCACATGTGATTTAGTGGCTTTAAAACTGTGGCTCGAGAAACTGAATGAGGGAATTACAGCCAAAGAAGTAAAGTGTGCGTCCCCAGTTCAGTTTTCTAACATCGAGCTGAGGTTACTGAAAAATGAAATCTTATGCCCAAAACTTTTAATGAAGCCACCTTTCATTCTAACTAGCCTCACTCCAACTATTACATCTACATCACCAGCTGGGCTCAGTAAAGCTCCTCCCGGTGGGCCTGTGCCCTTGTCAATAATGATTCTGAGCATTTTAGTTGTGCTCATTTTGACCGTGTTTGTTGCATTCTGCCTTCTTGTTTTTGTCTTGAGGCGCAACAAAAATCCCAATGCAAGGCATGAAGGCTTAGGGAACCAGGAATGTGGCTCCATGCAGCTTCACATCAGAAAGCATGACCAGAAGACCAATAAGATCGATGACCTTGGAGGAGAGACCTTCATACCACAAACCATAGACCACATGAGCACAAGCCACACCTGCGGGTTACATGATTCAGAATCAGGGTTTAAATTTGCAGATTCTCAGAGACAGAAAATAATTCTTAGGAATTGCGCTGACAAGGACACAGACTCGTTTCATGCAATGGATTCAAGGAAGAGGCTCAGTACTATTGATGAATTGGAGGAATTTCTACCAGGAAGGGATTCCAATCTGTTTATTCAGAactttttggaaaataaaaacgatTTTAACAGTATAGGAGTCAGTGGGTTTGAAATCCGCTACCCCGAAAAGACACATGACAAAAAGTTGAAAAAATCTTTAATAGGTTTCAACCACAGTAAAATCGTGGTGGAGCAACGGAAGAGTGAATATCTGGAATTGAAAGCAAAACTTCAAGGTACTCCAGACTATCTTCAAGTGCTCGAAGAACAGACAGCTTTGAACAAAATCTAG